The Silene latifolia isolate original U9 population chromosome Y, ASM4854445v1, whole genome shotgun sequence sequence gaatgtccaatagaagtcaTAAAGTCGGCAACTTTGTTAGCTACACGAAAGCAAtgcttaattatcacttcatcgaataaatgaagatctaattttacatctttgataatactagaaatttcgcAAGGAATTTGTTAAGTACTACAGATTGAGttgataacacataaattatcacctttcacaattaactttgagattccttaATATTTAACTGCTAAAatgccttcttttaaagcgagaacTTTCGCAACGAGAATACTATTAGATCCGCACTTTTTTACTCCTAGCAAAAGGACTTTACCATTATGATCTTTTATAGAATATCTTAAAGCAGCTTTATTCACATTTAtcttcaatccgtcaaaatttaacTTTAGAAACTCATTTATAAGTTTCTGTGAAATTGACTCGAATGACAACGTTccctttttgtcgctataaaaaaatTCAATTGAGAATAACTCTTAGTTCTGAATTGGAAATCGGCCAATATTTTTCCTAAAATAATTATCTCGTCATAATTTACaatttaagaaaaaaattgtcgactgacGTTTTGTTGGGTTTATTTAACGGAAATATCGAATCAACCATATCTTCAATTTTAAGTTTCCGAAATACCATTTTCGTTTTTATCAATGTATAGATCTCGAAGAGATAATCAATTTGGGAAAAAAATTAGCCAATTCGGATTTCTGGTATATGAttatttatgctcaattgaaaattttaataaCGATAAAAAGGGCACGTTGTGTTTGAAAATCAAATCTTAAAAATATAAAAGGGCAAAATTTGAGGGTACCACGtggattttccattttattatttatttgtcaTACTATTTTTAGTTTAAATTATTATATGTAATTTGTACGATTTTATAGTTGGAGGTTGGGAGGATATATTGTCACACTAATTCTCACGTAAAATTGTGATCATTtaaaatctatctatctatctatctatctatctatctatctatctatctatctatctatatactTAAAAGAAGAACTTTTGAAGCGATTTCATCCCCAATAAACTAAAAGATTAAGGATTACTCAACTTTTTCCCGCTCAGTTGATTGGCAAAAAAAGGTGGGCCCCTATTGAAAATAATCTTTTAATTGATTCACACAATTCCGTCAAATGCAGAATAAAATCTTTCATACACAATCGATTCACACAAGGTGGACccatactaaataaaatctttCAATCGAATGCCTATTTAATAAAGCATTTACACTgccaaacttaaaaaaaaaacctgaaaaaaaataaaaaaatatattaatgtaaAATACAAAAAGAATATACAAGATAAAAGCAGAAAAAAAAACATACTGATATGTTAAAAAGATTAAGCATCTCCCAAAAATATTTTACAATAATATCTTATAGtttcatattttaaaataaaaacaaaaacaaaaaacaagaaGTATATActacaaaattaaaataaaaaagataACATACTGATATGTTCAAAAGATTAAGCATCTCCCTAAAATATTTTACAATAATATCTtattatagttttatatttaaaaatagaaacaaaaacaaaaaaacaaggaTTATATACTACAAAATTATACTAGTATAACTTTATTGCGGTATATCCTTTAAAAAACAAGTATTTCCTATAATTTTATACTACGAATTATATACTACATAATTAACTCTCTAAATGTTGATTGATGAACGATTTTTGCGGTATATTATATCCTTCCCAAAAATACCAATTCCTACTGCGAGGATAAGATTAGGATATTCACTATATTGGTATTgatatttgtttgttattattaaAAATAGTATTTTTAAAGGCTTTAaatgtatttatttattataaataaaaaagtgataattattttaaaaatttGTATATCATCTTTTTCGAAGTGTGTTATATTTTGTTTTGCCTGTTTTTGTTAGAAAGTAAATACGTTTTCATTACATTTTACACTTAACTTAATTTTACTATAAATATCATAAATTAGTACTCCATTAATTTACTGTCTTATAATTATAGTCATGTTTAATGAGATAGCATTAGTTTAATGTCTTATAATTATAGTCATCTTTCGTTTTTTATCTCTTATAACATCAAACTAAAAGTACAATTAGTTTATAAAAATGTCTTCAATTGGAGACGTATTTATATAGATAGATAACCTAAAAATTGCCatgctttagcacgggatcttCACTAGTTGGCTATTACTTTCGAGCtatggacccgttgttaatatattctgtaatgacaacgggtttttgtttaacaaccgttgtcaatactttccatactataaaccacacaaacacagatcagctacagctacagccacaaaacacaaacctaacacaaacacaaacacaaacacaaacacaaacacaaacacaaacacaaacacactttctcatcgtctctttctctctttctcatcgtcgctttatcatctcgccgtcactgttggtttcatcgtctcttactttctctaattatcaggtaaatatgcatgatttaatttaggttttgtcatctcagtcattattttctttctctaattatttcatttgcatgtgtttttatcgatcattatgttctttctctaattattattcgcttaattagttttgccactgttgtttttctgcgtttattagcttgtaaaacaaattaaataaaataaaacaaagaagaagcaagatgatagagaggaatgcatgataaacttaattaattaatatatatatatatatatatatagaattaggatcacatgagtccaccctatctttttgagtccggtgagtccacttatgtatcacacgctctacacaaaaatatcacgattttttttatgaataaaaaaaattatggttaaaaaaaagtttttttttttaaagtctgagctgtgatattgtttagtataacctgtgatacTGTATCTTAGTTTGtgagtccagtaaaagagtatcacaagttatacaaaacaatatcacaccttacaataaacaatatcactggttgtactaaacaatatcacgggttatactatacaatatcacaccactgaacctaACTTCGCCTTTCACTCCGCCTTTCATCATCTAAATTTCACTTCACACTAATATAGCATGATTTTCTTGTGGTATGGATCCGTTTTACATGATCTTTGTGTAAAGTCGCCTTACACAAGACTACTTGTCGTCTTTGTTAGTATTCTAATAGATTTATATATACTCATTTAATCTTGGTTTACCCATTTGTTTATGTTGTATTTGGACCTGTAGTAAATTTCTTAGAATGATATTCATTGTAAGGAAGGTTGTATGACCCTATTCAGATAGTGTTGCTGCTTGGCTTTATCGGATGCTCCTGATACGATACGAGGTTTAAGTGGATCTTCCCCTCATTAGAGACACACCAGATTTTGATATGCGTCTTGGACAATGTTTCACTAGTATTCGTATCTTGATAATCTTTCTGGCTATGCTGGGACAATTAGCAGTAATTATTTCTATTTTAGACTcatttcataaaatatgttgtccAACTtcagttcattttttttttcaggttGGTTTGTAATGTTTCTATTTTGTACTCTGCACACTTTGCTTTCTTGGAGACAATTGTCTTCTGACCATCAAAAAACCATGAATCAAATGTTCAACTTGTCCGTCTTTTTATTTTTACGATTAAACTTGAAACACTTGAATAGCTTTTTTCTTCAATTCACTTTCATTCTCGTGTTCACCCTTGCTTACAATGTTGCTTTTGTTATAATCGTGCAAATCATCAGGTACCATGTAAACAAGTCGTTAGAACAATTCAACTAActgttttcattataataataattttcattattcgtgatattgttatgtatagtgcgtgatacataagtggactcatgggactcaaatATATGGGTGGACTCaccaagatatatatatatatatatatatatatatatatatatatatatatatatatatatatatatatatatatatatatataaatacataaatacataaattaaaaaatgaattacattgataaaaatgcaattcttagatatgcatagagagtctcattctcttctatgatatccatcctctcctctttagctatttggaggtttcgttcagcagttgctatatcgtcatatagctgcaacaactgctgctccgtcaagccattttttttggcgtccttgagtgcggatcgagcttcatCTAAGTAGCTCCTGAACCTGTCCTCGATGTCCaacaaccggcggatgaaactcctGTTGTGCTTGGTCATAGTAACAGTcttacggatggtatcattcattgttgatgaagtttggagtttgtttgaaagatttagggtttgcagtttgttttagcagttagggtttggagatatatagtgagataatggaatggtggttgagataatgcatgcatttatactaagtaatgtgtcttttgagttgttttttaattaatatatgtttaggaagttgtgccatcatatctctgcttcaaatcttataacccttctcattccatatattgtccattcatatgcagggattggcagtaataatgcatgcatcggaattataacgggccgtaataatgcatgcatctagtaatatttaatttaatttttttttttaaataaacaacaacggttatttaaaaaaaaccgctgtctttagttataacaacggttttttatactgtaaccgttgttataacttttccaccaaaatttagtcaccctttccacaacggttttttctactttaaaccgttgttaatagttttcacaacgggtttcttagaaaaaccaaccgttgttaaaacctactacaacatacgctttaacaacgtccgcttttttatataacaacggtttttaaccgttgttatagcctgtatctgtagtagtgttagcTTCTCGATCTCTACCAtaaatacacacacacacacacacacacacacacacacacacacacacacacacacacacacacacacacacacacacacacacacacacacacacacacacacacatatatagttatatatatatatatagttatatAGTTATTATTTTACCGGGTTTTTTTACAAGGCTAATACGGGTTTTAGTTAGATTTTACATCTAACTTAAATGTAttattaatgtcataaattattcTTAATAGTAgagtataataatattaatagtttaatgcaaaaataacttaacttaaagtaTTGGATTCTGATTTCTAGGGAAACAAAATATTTCTTTTACCCCTACCCACCACGTAAACTCAAGTGATTTTATTTCCACTAAAACTAACATGGCTTTAAAGTTTACATTATAcataaaaattaaccaaaaaacaCTAGCACAATATAAATGTACCCatttgttttaattaaaaaaaagtaacaattttaaaaataaaaattttatttttacaaaGATAAATATATTGATTGTTGGAAGACATAACCTCACTGAAAAAATAACTCCGTAAATAAGCAGAAAACCAAATCTGGGAAAATATGGTTAGAGAATTTATTAACTAGAAATATAGaccaaaaaataagaaaattaaattattaaaaaagAAATAGactaaatttgagaaaataagaaaattaaatTAATAATAAGAAAATTAAGTACTCTAGTTACTCTCTTAGTCTAAATGGGGATATGTTTGGCTTCTTTAAGGGCCAGAGAGGACtgaggcaaggggatcctctATCCCCTCTTCTCTTTACAATCTGTATGGAGTACTTGACTAGGCTCCTAGCATATACTACTGAGGATCCAGATTTCAGGTTTCACCCTTTGTGCAAGTCTTTAAAGCTCACTCatttgatgtttgcagatgatctctTGCTTTTTTGCAAAGGTGAGGTTAAGTCAATGATGATAATTCTCAGAACCTTCTCTACTTTCTCTAAAACATCAGGGTTAAATATGAGCAAAGGGAAGTCGAATGCCTATTTCAATGGAGTCAAAGATACTTTGAGAAATGAGATTTTACAGGTCTCAGGTCTGGTGGAAGGCAGTTTGCCATTTAGATATCTGGGGGTACCCATCAAAACCACCAGACTAAATGCAAAGGACTGTATGCCACTCATAGATAAGCTCATGGCCAAGATTAGAGGTTTGGGGACAAGGAAACGTTCATATGCAGGAAGGTTAGTCCTTATTAAAGTGGTGCTCAAAACGTTACATAACTACTGGGCTTCTATGTTCATACTACCTAGTGGTGTCATTGCCAGAATAGAGAGGATCTGTAGGAATTTCCTATGGGATGAAGGAGTGGACCAAATGAGAAATCCACCGGTCTCTTGGGATAAGGTCTGCAAACCTACCAAGGAGGGGGGACTAGGCCTGAAAGACGACAATATATGGAACAAGGCAGCAATTGGTAAACTTGTATGGTGGATAACATCTAAATCTGACCATCTTTGGGTCAAATGGGTGTCAACAATCTACATAAAAGACGAGAATTGGCAAAACTACCTTCCACCAGCAGACTCTAGCTGGTACTGGAGAAAGGTTTGCCAAGTCAGAGATCTCTTGAAAGATGCTTACCAGCAAAATGAGTGGTCAATCCAACATGGTCGTGGTTATACCATAGCCAAGGGTTATGAGTGGCTGAGAAACAAAGGAATACCAGTACAATGGGACAAATTCATTTGGCATAAATGGACGGTACCTAAGCATGCTTTTCTAGTGTGGATGTATCAGCACGGAAGCCTCAATACAAATGCTAAACTTAAAAGATTGGGGGTTGTGGAGGATGATACCTGTCTCATCTGTGGAAATGCAGTAGAGAACTTGGATCATCATTTCCTTAATTGTGAGTATAGCAAAAGGGTCCTCCAACAAATTGAGATCTGGTTATGTTATCCTCTTCCGGTTCAGAATCTTATGGATTGGAGAGGAGGGTTGCCAGGCTTGAGGTTAAAGAAAGGGGTGATGAATGCAATCCTGAATGCTGCATTATATCACATATGGAGTCAGAGAAACCTCAGTAAATTTGAATCTAAGCTGCTAAGAACGGAGAAACTGGCACATACCATTTTGATGGAACTGCGGATGCGAATAAAGGGTGTTGCTAGGAATGCCATTGATGATTGTGATCGAAGATGGTTAGGCGGAATACAGATTGCGATTTAGGTTTTTATTAAAAAGGGGAAGAACAGTATATGGGGAAAGAAGATGGAATAAGAGGATGATCGGGTTTTGTTGGATAAGATTTTCCATTTTCTTTTGTTGTTGGTTCTAATTTGGTTTGGGCTGTTTTGTGTAGGCCGAGTGAGTTTTGTGGGTTGCTTGTGTAACCTGATACTTTGTAATGCCTTCTTTCTCTTTAATtctatatacttacattttacccaaaaataaataaatttatctAATAAAATATTTTGTTGAAATTATTTCTAAAAAATCAAGTATTAAGAAGGGTTTTTTTCTACTTTTTAAAACTTTATAAAATGTAAACAACTCATATAAAAAAAGGTATACACACAAGTATTATTTAAAAACGTAAAATGGTTTAAACGTTTATTGAAACCAATTTGTTTTAACATCGAAAATAAATATGGTAGAAGTGATTATATTCTACAAAAGAGAACTAAGATTATGAAAATTATAGATCTACAAATAATATTAAGTTTACATTACATGCAAACcaaaattaattaaaaacatgCTTACAACTCTACCCAAATAACTTCAAACTTGATGTTTTAGAACTGAAATCGCAATAATCATCAAATAAAATGTAGATTTCAGGTTGATGGCTTTGTTTGatgtaatttaaaatgaattagATTGAC is a genomic window containing:
- the LOC141631202 gene encoding uncharacterized protein LOC141631202, which encodes MEYLTRLLAYTTEDPDFRFHPLCKSLKLTHLMFADDLLLFCKGEVKSMMIILRTFSTFSKTSGLNMSKGKSNAYFNGVKDTLRNEILQVSGLVEGSLPFRYLGVPIKTTRLNAKDCMPLIDKLMAKIRGLGTRKRSYAGRLVLIKVVLKTLHNYWASMFILPSGVIARIERICRNFLWDEGVDQMRNPPVSWDKVCKPTKEGGLGLKDDNIWNKAAIGKLVWWITSKSDHLWVKWVSTIYIKDENWQNYLPPADSSWYWRKVCQVRDLLKDAYQQNEWSIQHGRGYTIAKGYEWLRNKGIPVQWDKFIWHKWTVPKHAFLVWMYQHGSLNTNAKLKRLGVVEDDTCLICGNAVENLDHHFLNCEYSKRVLQQIEIWLCYPLPVQNLMDWRGGLPGLRLKKGVMNAILNAALYHIWSQRNLSKFESKLLRTEKLAHTILMELRMRIKGVARNAIDDCDRRWLGGIQIAI